The following proteins are encoded in a genomic region of Zea mays cultivar B73 chromosome 9, Zm-B73-REFERENCE-NAM-5.0, whole genome shotgun sequence:
- the LOC118473345 gene encoding ribosomal protein S3, mitochondrial isoform X1, with protein sequence MGDYLARFREHVYVVCAGEWKPPPQKRSGFSHGSVTIDSIYYYGKSLYQDVNLRSYFSSIRPPTRLTFGFRLGRCIILHFPKRTFIHFFLPRRPLRLKRRDKSRPGKDKGRWWAFGKVGPIGCLHSSEGTEEERNEVRGRGAGKRVESIDREKQNEIRIWPKKMQRYGYHDRSPSRKKNFSKSLRVSGAFKHPKYAGVVNDIAFLIENDDSFIKTKLFKFFFLPKKSRSDGPTSHLLKRTLPAVRPSLNYSVMQYFFNTKNKMHFDPVVVLNHFVAPGVAEPSTMGGAKGGSLDKRIRSRIAFFVESSTSDKKCLARAKKRLIHFIRQANDLRFAGTTKTTISLFPFFGATFFFSRDGVGVYNNPFYEYAREQLLGQLRIKCRNLMGKDKVMELIEKFIDLGRIGKLIKGIEMMIEIILRKRRIPYGYNSYLNEVQKMRSFLSNRTNTNTLIESVKIKSVYQSASLIAQDISFQLRNNPISFRSIFSKIVKDIPLIMPKGVEGIRICCSGRLGGAEIARTECGKYGKTSCNVFNQKIDYAPAEVSTRDGISGVKVRISYSQNKKGRAISETYEI encoded by the coding sequence ATGGGTGACTATCTAGCACGGTTCAGAGAGCACGTGTATGTAGTCTGCGCTGGTGAATGGAAGCCCCCGCCGCAAAAAAGAAGCGGCTTTTCCCACGGCTCTGTCACCATTGACTCTATTTATTATTATGGTAAATCATTGTATCAAGATGTCAATCTTAGATCTTATTTCAGTTCGATACGTCCACCTACGAGACTCACCTTTGGCTTTCGTCTCGGTAGGTGTATTATTCTACATTTTCCCAAAAGGACATTCATTCATTTCTTTCTTCCCCGTCGACCACTACGACTAAAACGACGCGACAAATCAAGACCCGGAAAGGATAAGGGCCGGTGGTGGGCATTTGGGAAAGTCGGGCCGATCGGGTGTCTTCATTCAAGCGAGGGTACAGAGGAAGAACGAAACGAAGTGAGAGGCCGGGGGGCAGGGAAAAGAGTCGAGTCGATCGACCGGGAGAAGCAAAACGAAATCAGGATTTGGCCGAAAAAGATGCAACGTTATGGATACCATGACCGATCACCATCGAGAAAGAAGAATTTTTCTAAATCACTTCGGGTGAGCGGGGCCTTCAAGCATCCGAAATACGCCGGGGTTGTAAATGACATAGCCTTCCTGATAGAAAATGACGACTCCTTCATAAAAACAAAGTTATTCAAGTTCTTTTTTTTACCAAAGAAGTCCCGCTCTGACGGCCCGACGAGTCATCTACTAAAAAGGACCCTCCCCGCTGTGCGCCCCTCCTTGAATTATTCGGTCATGCAATACTTTTTTAATACAAAGAACAAAATGCATTTCGACCCCGTCGTAGTTCTCAATCATTTCGTGGCACCGGGTGTGGCTGAACCATCTACGATGGGGGGagcgaagggaggaagcttagatAAGAGAATACGCTCTCGCATCGCTTTTTTTGTAGAAAGCTCGACCAGCGATAAAAAGTGTTTGGCCCGAGCCAAAAAGAGGTTGATCCACTTCATTCGCCAAGCGAATGATCTTCGCTTCGCGGGAACAACAAAAACCACCATCTCGCTCTTTCCTTTCTTCGGTGCTACCTTTTTTTTTTCAAGGGATGGGGTTGGGGTGTATAATAACCCATTTTATGAGTATGCCCGGGAACAACTCCTAGGTCAATTAAGGATCAAATGTAGGAACCTCATGGGTAAGGATAAGGTAATGGAATTGATAGAGAAATTCATAGACCTAGGTAGGATAGGCAAATTGATAAAGGGAATAGAGATGATGATAGAGATCATACTGAGAAAGAGGAGAATTCCGTACGGGTACAACTCTTATTTGAACGAAGTGCAAAAAATGCGATCTTTTTTGTCTAATAGAACAAACACTAATACCTTAATTGAGTCGGTAAAGATCAAATCAGTTTATCAAAGTGCTTCTCTGATTGCTCAAGACATCTCTTTTCAACTGAGGAACAATCCAATCTCATTTCGTTCCATTTTTAGTAAAATAGTTAAGGATATTCCATTAATAATGCCAAAAGGGGTGGAGGGGATACGTATTTGTTGTTCTGGTCGATTAGGGGGTGCGGAAATAGCTAGAACTGAATGCGGAAAGTATGGAAAAACATCTTGTAATGTATTTAACCAGAAAATCGATTATGCTCCTGCGGAAGTATCTACTCGTGACGGAATTTCAGGTGTCAAAGTGCGGATCTCATATAGTCAAAATAAGAAGGGACGTGCTATATCCGAAACGTACGAAATATAG
- the LOC118473345 gene encoding ribosomal protein S3, mitochondrial isoform X2, whose protein sequence is MARKGNPISVRLDLNRSSDPSRFSDYYYGKSLYQDVNLRSYFSSIRPPTRLTFGFRLGRCIILHFPKRTFIHFFLPRRPLRLKRRDKSRPGKDKGRWWAFGKVGPIGCLHSSEGTEEERNEVRGRGAGKRVESIDREKQNEIRIWPKKMQRYGYHDRSPSRKKNFSKSLRVSGAFKHPKYAGVVNDIAFLIENDDSFIKTKLFKFFFLPKKSRSDGPTSHLLKRTLPAVRPSLNYSVMQYFFNTKNKMHFDPVVVLNHFVAPGVAEPSTMGGAKGGSLDKRIRSRIAFFVESSTSDKKCLARAKKRLIHFIRQANDLRFAGTTKTTISLFPFFGATFFFSRDGVGVYNNPFYEYAREQLLGQLRIKCRNLMGKDKVMELIEKFIDLGRIGKLIKGIEMMIEIILRKRRIPYGYNSYLNEVQKMRSFLSNRTNTNTLIESVKIKSVYQSASLIAQDISFQLRNNPISFRSIFSKIVKDIPLIMPKGVEGIRICCSGRLGGAEIARTECGKYGKTSCNVFNQKIDYAPAEVSTRDGISGVKVRISYSQNKKGRAISETYEI, encoded by the exons ATGGCACGAAAAGGAAATCCAATTTCGGTAAGACTTGATCTGAATCGTAGTTCAGATCCAAGTCGGTTCAGTGA TTATTATTATGGTAAATCATTGTATCAAGATGTCAATCTTAGATCTTATTTCAGTTCGATACGTCCACCTACGAGACTCACCTTTGGCTTTCGTCTCGGTAGGTGTATTATTCTACATTTTCCCAAAAGGACATTCATTCATTTCTTTCTTCCCCGTCGACCACTACGACTAAAACGACGCGACAAATCAAGACCCGGAAAGGATAAGGGCCGGTGGTGGGCATTTGGGAAAGTCGGGCCGATCGGGTGTCTTCATTCAAGCGAGGGTACAGAGGAAGAACGAAACGAAGTGAGAGGCCGGGGGGCAGGGAAAAGAGTCGAGTCGATCGACCGGGAGAAGCAAAACGAAATCAGGATTTGGCCGAAAAAGATGCAACGTTATGGATACCATGACCGATCACCATCGAGAAAGAAGAATTTTTCTAAATCACTTCGGGTGAGCGGGGCCTTCAAGCATCCGAAATACGCCGGGGTTGTAAATGACATAGCCTTCCTGATAGAAAATGACGACTCCTTCATAAAAACAAAGTTATTCAAGTTCTTTTTTTTACCAAAGAAGTCCCGCTCTGACGGCCCGACGAGTCATCTACTAAAAAGGACCCTCCCCGCTGTGCGCCCCTCCTTGAATTATTCGGTCATGCAATACTTTTTTAATACAAAGAACAAAATGCATTTCGACCCCGTCGTAGTTCTCAATCATTTCGTGGCACCGGGTGTGGCTGAACCATCTACGATGGGGGGagcgaagggaggaagcttagatAAGAGAATACGCTCTCGCATCGCTTTTTTTGTAGAAAGCTCGACCAGCGATAAAAAGTGTTTGGCCCGAGCCAAAAAGAGGTTGATCCACTTCATTCGCCAAGCGAATGATCTTCGCTTCGCGGGAACAACAAAAACCACCATCTCGCTCTTTCCTTTCTTCGGTGCTACCTTTTTTTTTTCAAGGGATGGGGTTGGGGTGTATAATAACCCATTTTATGAGTATGCCCGGGAACAACTCCTAGGTCAATTAAGGATCAAATGTAGGAACCTCATGGGTAAGGATAAGGTAATGGAATTGATAGAGAAATTCATAGACCTAGGTAGGATAGGCAAATTGATAAAGGGAATAGAGATGATGATAGAGATCATACTGAGAAAGAGGAGAATTCCGTACGGGTACAACTCTTATTTGAACGAAGTGCAAAAAATGCGATCTTTTTTGTCTAATAGAACAAACACTAATACCTTAATTGAGTCGGTAAAGATCAAATCAGTTTATCAAAGTGCTTCTCTGATTGCTCAAGACATCTCTTTTCAACTGAGGAACAATCCAATCTCATTTCGTTCCATTTTTAGTAAAATAGTTAAGGATATTCCATTAATAATGCCAAAAGGGGTGGAGGGGATACGTATTTGTTGTTCTGGTCGATTAGGGGGTGCGGAAATAGCTAGAACTGAATGCGGAAAGTATGGAAAAACATCTTGTAATGTATTTAACCAGAAAATCGATTATGCTCCTGCGGAAGTATCTACTCGTGACGGAATTTCAGGTGTCAAAGTGCGGATCTCATATAGTCAAAATAAGAAGGGACGTGCTATATCCGAAACGTACGAAATATAG